The genomic interval CGATATTAACacatcaagataaaaaaaaataaaaataaaaaaataaaaataaaaataaaaataataataataataataataataatagttctacaatatttttcaaaggtcCAAGGAAGAGGGTTCTTACCTCGTCAATAGCAGATCAACCAAACCCGTGACAGCGAGATCCTTCTCTTTTCCTCGTCGCCGACACCACCCACAAATAGGGAGAGAAGGAGGAGACTAGgtgtaatgattgcaaatgaactaacccctttagtcccatatcgggctatgagatggacccattgtgtgcatataagtgggaGCAACCTTCCCTACTAGGCCGGTCTTTGGGGTCCGCCTCCCTccacttgtgtgcattacaTTGAGTGCTCGCTGAGAGTCGATGTGGGGCACGACTCGACGAGTTTGGTCTGGCACCGCCACATATGGTTCTCGACTCAGGGCTAGATGGTCGCTACGACCAAtgtaatgcacacaagtggAGGGGAGAGCGGACCCCAAAAGACCGGTCTAGTAGGGAAGGTTGCcccccacttatatgcacacaacgggtccatctcatagccgatgtgggactaaaggggttagctcatttgcaatcattactTTACCCCACCGATCAAGACACTGACGCCTCTTCGACTCCCGGGCAGATCTAGGCGCCCCGACCAACAAGATTTCACTCGTGGGCACTTTCACTCGGACTCCCGACAGCAGCCCACCACCTGGTCGAACCCTCGTGGCAACAAGACCCGACCAAAACCTAACGAGTCGTGCCTACATCGactctcaacgaaagcaccaatgtAATGCACATGCAAGTGGAGGAGAGCTGGACCCCAAAAAGACCGCCTAGTAGGGAAGGTTGCCctccacttatatgcacacaacgggatccatctcatagccgatgtgaCTAAAGGGGTTAgctcatttgcaatcattataCTAGGTCATTCTCGTTTTTCTAACAGTGATCTAAATCGGAAGGAGTTGAAGAGGTGTATAGGCTTTTGAATTGAAAACACAATCAACGGCTAGATTTAGTTAAGTAATATCAATGGTTaggattataattataaacaacggctaggatttaattaaggggtggggctcacatatatatatatatatatatatatatacagtgccACATGGATAATTATTCATATGCCTTGCATTTTAGCAACTATTCAAGAATTCTGTATTTGTCTTTCAGGGGCTGTGATCTTTGACATAGAGTACGCTCAATGGCTGGATGAACATAATAGGCTGATAAGTGAGTTAAGATCTGCAGTCAACTCTCATGCAAGTGACAATAATCTCCGTTCCATTGTTGATGGAATCATGGCACACTATGATGACATCTTTAAACTGAAAAGTGCTGCTGCCAAGGCTGATGTCTTCCATTTGTTATCTGGCATGTGGAAGACACCAGCAGAAAGGTGTTTTCAATGGCTCGGAGGCTTCCGGTCATCTGAGCTTCTTAAGGTTTACTGATTCACTTCTCTCACTAGCCCTAAGGAAATGTAGTGCATCTTCAAAGGCCAGTCTAAATTTGTTTCATGAACATTGAGATGCTTGTTAGCGGGATAGAAGTTATCTTTATATAAAACTGTCTTTGCAAGTTCTCGAATTTCCAGCATGTTTCCAAAAGTCAGCAATGTTGCTCCATTGGTATTTAGGTTTCTGTTTATATGACTTATGGaactttgcagccataatagattGTTCAGTCAAATCTAATTATACTGTAACATTGCAGCTACTTACTCGTCAGCTGGAGCCTCTCACAGAGCAGCAGTTGGCCGGGATTTGCAACCTTCAGCAGTCGTCACAACAAGCAGAAGATGCACTTTCACAAGGAATGGAAGCATTGCAACAGTCATTGGCAGAAACTTTGGCTGGGTCTCTTGGGCCGTCAGGGCCTTCAGGAAATGTTGCTAATTACATGGGTCAGATGGCAATGGCGATGGGAAAGCTGGGGACCCTAAAAAATTTTATCCGCCAGGTGGGCTTTTGACcttttttattgcattaataAAGGGAGGTTCTCCATCCTGCAATCTTCTCTAATTGCACTAGctcttaaaaatattacaattcaTTTGCTGTGATAAGCAGGCTGACAATCTTCGGCAGCAAACCCTGCAACAAATGCACAGGATATTGACAACATGCCAGTTTGCACGTGCGCTTCTTGCTATAAATGATTATTTCTCAAGATTACAGGCCTTGAGCTCTCTCGGGCTTGCCCGGCCTAAGGAATGAAGGTGGCAGCAAACTAATTCATAGAGGTCTTGTTGGCCATAACAAGCTGTTAGTTTGACTAGTGGATTTAATTTATGTATGAGGCTTGCCTGGAGAATTCAGCTCACTGGTGGGTCTAATGTATTTTGTACACATCTCTATCTATAATAGTGTCTCAGACATCTCATGTTGTACCATTCTGTGTGTGTTGAGTTACAGCGTATTTTTACTATATTAATAACCCAGTTTTTATTGTTTGCACTTAAAGATGTTCTGAGAAAGCTTGAATCCTGGTTTTTTTTGTAGACCAAAAAAGCTTAGAgctaaagaaaaggaaaaagaacaagaactaagaaacataaaacaaaagaagagtTGGCGATTGATGCAGAGGTCTTCAATCCATTTTGGATCGTCAATCCATTTCGGACAATCCAATCCTctgaagaagagagaaagatgtGGGTTGCGGCTACCATAAGCAGCTAGTTCATCAGCAATGGAATTCTCTCTTGGAAAAGGATTTCAGCATCAGTTTTAACTTTTGAATCATCACATTTGATCCCAGGCGATGCAGGGGTGAAGGTTTTGAATTAGCTGTGCAATCCCAGGAGAATCACAGCAAATTTTAAGAGAATGATAAGAGATGAAGCAGAACATATTTCAGcctgaaataaatgaaaaggagagaaaaagaatagGGTGCAACCTGCTTTCTGGGCTAAACAGGGTTCAACCTGCTTTATGGGCTTTCAAGCCATGCATCATTCACAACAATTATTAACATCTTTTGACAATAAGCAGAACAATTGGATGATATCACTTTACATAGCTGTGTGATACATCACTTTATATTGCTATAAAACCAGCCACTATGTTAATGATGCACAACCAAAGGCAATCGATGACCGCAATTTCCAAACAGAAGCCTGGTTTAGCCTTGAATAATAAGTACTATTTACATTTGAAAGCAATTGATACACAGAAGGAGTAACAAACTTCAAACTCTTACTACTTAACTTTCAACTGAAAATGCTGCAAAACTGATGTATGCTGCTTCACAttaagaatttgaaaaaaagactGCCAAAGGAAATGCTAACAtcataaattgatgttttacaTGCATCTGAAGTTAGCTCCTATGTAAACCTTCTTGTGAATAGGTAATAATTAGAACCAACTCTTTTCATGACATGCTGAACCACTTTTTCTACATCAGACATCAGCATGTTCTacacaatcatccaagcatcATAAACAGTGCAATCAAGGATTCCTCACTACAcacaaaaatacagaaaaagatGCAGCTCACACAGGATTTCCAATATATTTTGCAATAATGAAAAATCTCCATTACTGCAACATATAAATTTACCTTTCATTCAATTAAGAATTAAGATGCATCAAATTTACATCTTTTTAAACAAGTTAACCAAacaggaaaaaagaagaagaaggattttCTTCGGTCCTGTCCAGCTTCTAAACTTCTAAGCAAAAATATTACTGTACATATAAGCTCATACCTTGTCGCCAGAACATTAATACTTCAATAACATAGTAAAAGTGTTCTCATTAGAGGTTGGTATTTCAAACTCTTACTACTATAAATGATAATAGTTTCATCCTCCTTTGTTTCATGTCATAACTTAAGAACTTCATAAAGAGGCCTTGTATTCCTCAACCGTTCACCAAAACCTATGTTCCACATACCCCAGGTTAACATACATATCCTTAAAAGAAATTATCCTCCAAATATACACAATCTATACACAAAATATACACAATACATCTCCAACAATGGCTATCACTAAGATCAAATACTACCCTGATAGTCAAGCCAATAGAACTCACACTAAAACTTCTTGTCAAACAAGATTGCAATCAAATCACCAATCAATCAAACTAGattacataatatatatgtatatatagcgcaacaaaaaaaaaacatcaaatttggGAGTTTTGTAAGcaaccacaaaacaaaagaacatgctgacaATTCATCAAACAAGTTATGGCATTGCAAAACCCAA from Dioscorea cayenensis subsp. rotundata cultivar TDr96_F1 chromosome 7, TDr96_F1_v2_PseudoChromosome.rev07_lg8_w22 25.fasta, whole genome shotgun sequence carries:
- the LOC120265164 gene encoding transcription factor TGA2.2-like; translated protein: MKKSSLELVSIYITDSNSNTFAADGKELVSIAYRYRRWKLDDDLHLVTHCEVHTVTEVRELKNNANKLAKWTARAFLASANLMKIGYVSRVHPRDHYNHVILSMIGYKPWDFAAQINLNVANMWGIVKSIVDLGAVIFDIEYAQWLDEHNRLISELRSAVNSHASDNNLRSIVDGIMAHYDDIFKLKSAAAKADVFHLLSGMWKTPAERCFQWLGGFRSSELLKLLTRQLEPLTEQQLAGICNLQQSSQQAEDALSQGMEALQQSLAETLAGSLGPSGPSGNVANYMGQMAMAMGKLGTLKNFIRQADNLRQQTLQQMHRILTTCQFARALLAINDYFSRLQALSSLGLARPKE